In one window of Micromonospora cathayae DNA:
- a CDS encoding peptide ABC transporter substrate-binding protein — protein MRGKFLKVAVAATATAMLATACSGGGDSESSESTGKSGGELRVYASEPAFLLPSAGDDEPSLYVIRQLYRGLVKYNAETGAPENDIAESIDSQDQKTWTIKLKDGYTFDNGEKVNADSFIRSWNFAAYGPNAQNNAYFMKRIAGIKEVSSEDPDGEGPQKAPEPKAKELSGLKKVDDLTFTVELSEPFSGFPTIIGYPGFFPMAEACIADHEKCNETPIGNGPYKIEGSWQHNVGITVVRSDSWKGEPGKPDKINYRIFADVDSGYAAFQAGELDVMYTLPPARFKEAKQTYGDRLYEQPGDSLTYVGMPLYVDAFKEKKIRQAISLSIDRQSIIDAVFDGRFTPATGYVAPSFQGARENICQYCKKDVEKAKQLLQEAGGWKGGKLTLWANAGAGHDAWLQAVGDQIKAALGIDYELKVNLQFAEYLETADNRKFTGPFRLGWGPDYPFLETYLSPLYSTGADSNNSTFSNPEFDALLAQGDAADSVEAAIPFYQKAEDILVEELPVIPMWWGKVGAVYSENVDKFVWNSVADADYGQTSLKQN, from the coding sequence ATGCGCGGGAAATTCCTGAAGGTGGCGGTCGCTGCGACCGCCACCGCCATGTTGGCCACCGCATGCAGCGGTGGTGGCGACAGCGAATCGTCGGAGTCGACGGGCAAGAGCGGTGGCGAGCTCCGCGTCTACGCGTCGGAGCCGGCGTTCCTGCTGCCGTCCGCCGGTGACGACGAGCCGTCGCTGTACGTGATCCGTCAGCTCTACCGTGGTCTGGTCAAGTACAACGCCGAGACCGGTGCCCCCGAGAACGACATCGCCGAGTCGATCGACTCCCAGGACCAGAAGACCTGGACGATCAAGCTCAAGGACGGCTACACCTTCGACAACGGTGAGAAGGTCAACGCCGACTCCTTCATCCGGTCGTGGAACTTCGCGGCGTACGGGCCGAACGCCCAGAACAACGCGTACTTCATGAAGCGGATCGCCGGTATCAAGGAGGTCTCCTCCGAGGACCCGGACGGCGAGGGCCCGCAGAAGGCCCCGGAGCCGAAGGCCAAGGAGCTCTCCGGCCTGAAGAAGGTCGATGACCTGACCTTCACCGTCGAGCTGAGCGAGCCGTTCTCCGGCTTCCCGACGATCATCGGCTACCCGGGCTTCTTCCCGATGGCCGAGGCGTGCATCGCCGACCACGAGAAGTGCAACGAGACCCCGATCGGCAACGGCCCTTACAAGATCGAGGGCAGCTGGCAGCACAACGTCGGCATCACCGTCGTGCGCAGCGACAGCTGGAAGGGCGAGCCGGGCAAGCCGGACAAGATCAACTACCGGATCTTCGCCGACGTCGACTCCGGGTACGCCGCCTTCCAGGCCGGCGAGCTGGACGTCATGTACACCCTGCCGCCGGCGCGGTTCAAGGAAGCCAAGCAGACCTACGGCGACCGCCTCTACGAGCAGCCGGGTGACAGCCTGACCTACGTCGGCATGCCGCTGTACGTCGACGCCTTCAAGGAGAAGAAGATCCGGCAGGCGATCTCGCTGTCGATCGACCGGCAGTCGATCATCGACGCCGTCTTCGACGGCCGGTTCACCCCGGCCACCGGCTACGTCGCCCCGTCCTTCCAGGGTGCTCGCGAGAACATCTGCCAGTACTGCAAGAAGGACGTCGAGAAGGCCAAGCAGCTCCTGCAGGAGGCCGGTGGCTGGAAGGGTGGCAAGCTGACCCTGTGGGCCAACGCCGGTGCCGGCCACGACGCCTGGCTCCAGGCCGTCGGTGACCAGATCAAGGCCGCGCTCGGCATCGACTACGAGCTGAAGGTCAACCTGCAGTTCGCCGAGTACCTCGAGACCGCGGACAACCGTAAGTTCACCGGTCCGTTCCGCCTCGGCTGGGGCCCGGACTACCCGTTCCTCGAGACCTACCTCTCCCCGCTGTACAGCACCGGCGCGGACAGCAACAACTCCACCTTCAGCAACCCGGAGTTCGACGCGCTGCTCGCCCAGGGTGACGCGGCCGACAGCGTCGAGGCGGCGATCCCCTTCTACCAGAAGGCGGAGGACATCCTCGTCGAGGAGCTGCCGGTCATCCCGATGTGGTGGGGCAAGGTCGGCGCGGTCTACAGCGAGAACGTGGACAAGTTCGTCTGGAACTCGGTCGCGGACGCTGACTACGGCCAGACCTCGCTGAAGCAGAACTGA
- a CDS encoding thioester domain-containing protein — MFGPRGRRWARLTAATIAGSALALVTAAPALAEDPATGVAKSVKDSSVTLKLNGEKKSTSALALKIGRETVPAFCIDYHTAVAIDGKYQEDTWSDAQVKNLGKVQWVLTHGYPNADPAQLLDAADATLPRGVNAKKRDNLLYFGTQTAVWHFSDGVTLDPWARGMGLTDKNEYEVVKKVHDWLVANATDKPEPKAELTVSPASAEAKVGEKAGPFTVAGPAGEITLAVQGGSAVDAEGNPVTSTTNEGKFWLTRDGAGEVTVTLTGKGGQVSFGRVFLFTGERAAQKLILGGSTGSDVTAKAGAAFAAAPVEETPTPTPTTPAETPTPTPTVPAGTPTPSAPVTISPSPASGTGGGDLPLTGSPVATAVGAGLLLLVAGAVAVVIVRRRKVRFTA, encoded by the coding sequence ATGTTCGGACCACGAGGACGGCGCTGGGCGCGACTGACCGCGGCGACCATCGCCGGCAGCGCGCTCGCCCTCGTCACGGCCGCCCCGGCGCTCGCCGAGGACCCGGCCACCGGCGTCGCCAAGAGCGTCAAGGACAGCAGCGTCACGCTGAAGCTGAACGGTGAGAAGAAGAGCACCTCGGCCCTGGCCCTGAAGATCGGTCGCGAGACCGTTCCGGCCTTCTGCATCGACTATCACACCGCCGTCGCCATCGACGGGAAGTACCAGGAGGACACCTGGAGCGACGCCCAGGTGAAGAACCTCGGCAAGGTGCAGTGGGTGCTCACCCACGGTTACCCGAACGCCGACCCGGCCCAGTTGCTCGACGCGGCCGACGCCACTCTGCCGCGCGGGGTGAACGCCAAGAAGCGCGACAACCTGCTCTACTTCGGCACCCAGACCGCCGTCTGGCACTTCAGTGACGGCGTCACCCTCGACCCTTGGGCCCGGGGCATGGGGCTGACCGACAAGAACGAGTACGAGGTCGTCAAGAAGGTCCACGACTGGCTGGTGGCCAACGCCACCGACAAGCCGGAGCCGAAGGCCGAGCTGACCGTCTCGCCGGCCTCCGCCGAGGCCAAGGTCGGCGAGAAGGCCGGCCCGTTCACCGTCGCCGGCCCGGCCGGCGAGATCACCCTGGCCGTCCAGGGCGGCAGCGCGGTGGACGCCGAGGGCAACCCGGTCACGTCGACCACCAACGAGGGGAAGTTCTGGCTGACCCGGGACGGTGCCGGCGAGGTCACGGTGACCCTCACCGGCAAGGGTGGGCAGGTCTCCTTCGGCCGGGTCTTCCTGTTCACCGGTGAGCGGGCGGCCCAGAAGCTGATCCTGGGCGGCAGCACCGGCTCCGACGTGACCGCCAAGGCGGGCGCCGCTTTCGCCGCCGCCCCGGTCGAGGAGACCCCCACCCCGACCCCGACGACCCCGGCCGAGACCCCGACGCCGACCCCCACCGTCCCGGCCGGGACCCCGACCCCGTCCGCCCCGGTCACCATCAGCCCGTCTCCCGCCAGCGGCACGGGCGGCGGCGACCTGCCGCTGACCGGTTCCCCGGTGGCCACCGCGGTCGGTGCCGGCCTGCTGCTGCTGGTCGCCGGTGCGGTCGCCGTGGTGATCGTCCGCCGCCGCAAGGTGCGCTTCACGGCCTGA
- a CDS encoding response regulator, whose protein sequence is MVEQSAETTAPDDGRLRVFLVDDHAMFRAGVRAELGAHVEVVGEASTVAEAVARIAATGPDVVLLDVHMPDGGGRAVLEAMRRTHPQVRFLALSVSDAAEDVIGLIRAGARGYVTKTISPDELAAAVRRVADGDAVFSPRLAGFVLDAFAARPDAPVADPELDQLTNREREVLRLLARGYAYKEIAKELFISIKTVETHVSNVLRKLQMSNRYELSRWAADRRLV, encoded by the coding sequence ATGGTCGAGCAGAGCGCGGAGACGACGGCCCCCGACGACGGGCGGCTGCGGGTGTTCCTGGTCGACGACCACGCGATGTTCCGGGCCGGGGTCCGGGCCGAGCTGGGCGCGCACGTCGAGGTGGTGGGGGAGGCGAGCACGGTCGCCGAGGCGGTCGCCCGGATCGCCGCGACCGGGCCGGACGTGGTGCTGCTGGACGTGCACATGCCCGACGGCGGCGGCCGGGCGGTGCTGGAGGCGATGCGGCGTACCCACCCGCAGGTGCGGTTCCTGGCGTTGAGCGTGTCGGACGCGGCCGAGGACGTGATCGGGCTGATCCGGGCCGGTGCCCGGGGGTACGTGACCAAGACGATCTCCCCGGACGAGCTGGCGGCGGCGGTGCGCCGGGTGGCCGACGGCGACGCGGTGTTCAGCCCCCGGCTGGCCGGTTTCGTGCTGGACGCGTTCGCCGCCCGGCCGGACGCCCCGGTCGCCGATCCGGAGCTGGACCAGCTCACCAACCGGGAGCGCGAGGTGCTGCGGCTGCTGGCCCGGGGATACGCGTACAAGGAGATCGCCAAGGAGCTGTTCATCTCCATCAAGACGGTGGAGACGCACGTGTCGAACGTGTTGCGCAAGCTCCAGATGTCCAACCGGTACGAGCTGTCCCGCTGGGCGGCGGACCGCCGGCTCGTGTGA
- a CDS encoding ATP-binding protein, with product MTQPPRLYRAREHRMAVGVAAGIAEHIGVSVVRVRIAFMVLLGLSGLGLLLYAAFWAVVPLRPGDTATPPRRDVAQLLPFVVIGLVVLLVQMQLFDSVGVAGTAGWLVAIIAVGAGVIWHQSLPERRWQNSGSLPLPWLSAVVEETDRRAFVLRFIGGGVLVAVGIIGVAAVYSPVQNMDAVINGVIFALVGLAGVGVVAAPVLWRTFNQLRSEREGRIREQERAELAAMIHDQVLHTLALIQRNAADVKAVQRLARGQERTLRNWLYKPTASPTERFAAALEQAAAEVEDTYGITVEAVVVGDRETDERVGALVAAGREAMVNAARHAGVQTVSLYAEVEPDQVSVFVRDRGVGFDQETVDDHRHGVRGSIIGRMKRHGGRAEIRSGPGEGTEVRLILPVSGNGSTAERDR from the coding sequence GTGACCCAGCCTCCCCGTCTCTACCGGGCCCGCGAGCACCGGATGGCCGTGGGCGTGGCCGCCGGTATCGCCGAGCACATCGGTGTCTCGGTGGTCCGGGTCCGGATCGCCTTCATGGTGCTGCTCGGCCTCAGCGGGCTGGGCCTGCTGCTGTACGCCGCGTTCTGGGCGGTGGTGCCGCTGCGACCGGGGGACACCGCCACCCCGCCCCGGCGGGACGTCGCGCAGTTGCTGCCGTTCGTGGTGATCGGCCTGGTGGTGCTGCTGGTCCAGATGCAGCTCTTCGACTCGGTCGGGGTGGCCGGCACGGCGGGCTGGCTGGTCGCGATCATCGCGGTCGGGGCGGGCGTGATCTGGCACCAGTCGCTGCCGGAGCGCCGCTGGCAGAACTCCGGCTCGCTGCCGTTGCCCTGGCTGAGCGCGGTGGTCGAGGAGACCGACCGGCGGGCCTTCGTGCTCCGCTTCATCGGCGGCGGGGTGCTGGTCGCGGTCGGCATCATCGGCGTCGCGGCGGTCTACTCGCCGGTGCAGAACATGGACGCGGTGATCAACGGGGTGATCTTCGCGCTGGTCGGCCTGGCCGGTGTCGGGGTGGTGGCCGCGCCGGTGCTCTGGCGGACGTTCAACCAGCTCCGTTCCGAGCGGGAGGGGCGGATCCGGGAGCAGGAACGTGCCGAACTGGCCGCCATGATCCACGACCAGGTGCTGCACACCCTCGCCCTGATCCAGCGCAACGCCGCCGACGTCAAGGCGGTGCAGCGGCTGGCCCGGGGGCAGGAGCGGACGCTGCGCAACTGGCTCTACAAGCCCACCGCCTCGCCGACGGAGCGGTTCGCGGCGGCCCTGGAGCAGGCGGCGGCCGAGGTGGAGGACACCTACGGGATCACCGTCGAGGCGGTGGTGGTGGGCGACCGGGAGACCGACGAGCGGGTCGGCGCGCTGGTCGCCGCGGGCCGGGAGGCGATGGTGAACGCGGCCCGGCACGCCGGTGTGCAGACCGTCTCGCTCTACGCGGAGGTGGAGCCGGACCAGGTCAGCGTGTTCGTCCGGGACCGGGGCGTCGGGTTCGACCAGGAGACCGTGGACGACCACCGGCACGGGGTGCGCGGCTCCATCATCGGGCGGATGAAGCGGCACGGCGGCCGGGCGGAGATCCGTTCCGGGCCGGGAGAGGGGACCGAGGTGCGGTTGATCCTGCCGGTCTCCGGGAATGGTTCCACGGCGGAAAGGGACAGGTGA
- a CDS encoding PspC domain-containing protein, whose product MTEETARSPRPEATRPGVPPPTAGGPTPSAPPPPPAAGRTGPTAAPPYDQPPAPGGAGFTSRYGLVRPRAGRYLAGVCAAIGRATNTDPVLWRVLLAVLGFFGGVGILVYVSAWLIIPGEGDSASPIESMLGRGRSSMSPVTVIMLSILVAISFGYIVTDAFRAVLLGAAILIGGALLLNRDHPARDHGDGTPHPTGPPLAYPPGPVPPVSYPAPGPVTAATPPAPAPFGPAAPPAGDGTGPFRPSAPVAPGAGTQAGGLPGWPAPAGPTPSTGPVTTTATPPGYRPPFAPHGPYAGPGQHGPYAGPGPVPAAPPGPPVRPPKRPREHSPLGPITFSLVFLACGVVAVLDLLGVIQVSASAYFAAALATIGLGLVVGTWFGRARWLIALGLVTAAALGFATAAESFADWRPVNGNVTWAPATYPDLAPRYQHSFGDALLDLRAVDFSQHNAATTVVTTVGDATVLLPPDVDVTVQAEVNAGEATLFGSRSDGPRRQVRQVTDLGADGAGGGSLRLIIRVTAGTLEVTR is encoded by the coding sequence ATGACCGAGGAGACCGCCCGGTCGCCCCGCCCGGAGGCGACCCGGCCGGGCGTACCACCGCCGACCGCGGGCGGCCCGACGCCGTCCGCCCCGCCACCGCCACCGGCCGCCGGCCGGACCGGCCCCACCGCGGCACCGCCGTACGACCAGCCGCCCGCTCCCGGCGGGGCCGGCTTCACCTCCCGGTACGGGCTGGTCCGCCCACGGGCGGGGCGTTACCTGGCCGGGGTGTGCGCGGCGATCGGCCGGGCCACCAACACCGACCCGGTGCTGTGGCGGGTGCTCCTCGCCGTGCTCGGCTTCTTCGGCGGCGTGGGCATCCTGGTCTACGTCTCGGCCTGGCTGATCATCCCCGGCGAGGGGGACAGCGCCTCCCCGATCGAGTCGATGCTCGGCCGGGGCCGGTCGAGCATGTCCCCGGTCACCGTGATCATGCTCAGCATCCTGGTCGCGATCAGCTTCGGCTACATCGTGACCGACGCGTTCCGCGCGGTGCTGCTCGGCGCGGCCATCCTGATCGGCGGTGCGCTGCTGCTCAACCGGGACCACCCCGCCCGGGACCACGGCGACGGCACACCCCACCCGACCGGGCCACCGCTGGCGTACCCGCCGGGGCCGGTGCCGCCGGTGAGCTACCCGGCCCCGGGCCCGGTGACCGCGGCGACGCCACCGGCACCGGCACCGTTCGGGCCGGCCGCGCCGCCCGCCGGGGACGGCACCGGACCGTTCCGGCCGTCCGCCCCGGTCGCCCCCGGGGCGGGCACGCAGGCCGGCGGGCTCCCCGGCTGGCCGGCCCCGGCCGGTCCGACACCGTCGACCGGGCCGGTCACGACGACAGCGACCCCGCCCGGCTACCGCCCGCCCTTCGCCCCGCACGGTCCGTACGCCGGTCCCGGCCAGCACGGTCCGTACGCCGGTCCCGGCCCGGTCCCGGCGGCCCCGCCCGGTCCACCGGTACGGCCACCGAAGCGACCCAGGGAGCACTCGCCACTCGGTCCGATCACGTTCTCGCTGGTCTTCCTGGCCTGCGGGGTGGTGGCCGTACTCGACCTGCTCGGGGTGATCCAGGTCAGCGCGTCGGCGTACTTCGCGGCGGCCCTGGCCACCATCGGGCTCGGACTGGTGGTCGGCACCTGGTTCGGCCGGGCCCGCTGGTTGATCGCCCTCGGGCTGGTCACCGCGGCGGCGTTGGGCTTCGCGACCGCGGCCGAGTCCTTCGCCGACTGGCGTCCGGTCAACGGGAACGTCACCTGGGCACCGGCCACCTACCCCGACCTGGCGCCCCGGTACCAGCACTCGTTCGGGGACGCGCTGCTGGACCTGCGCGCGGTCGACTTCAGCCAGCACAACGCCGCGACCACCGTGGTGACCACCGTCGGGGACGCCACCGTGCTGCTGCCACCGGACGTCGACGTCACCGTCCAGGCCGAGGTCAACGCGGGCGAGGCGACCCTCTTCGGGTCCCGCTCCGACGGGCCGCGTCGACAGGTCCGTCAGGTCACCGACCTCGGTGCGGACGGCGCGGGCGGCGGCTCGCTGCGGTTGATCATCAGGGTCACCGCCGGCACGTTGGAGGTGACCCGGTGA
- a CDS encoding phosphatidylserine decarboxylase: MTQPPAVPSPGLFGEVRIGERAARTLAAELSRRNDHKAALLVDATPDTPVLAAAIDALLPGDTLTVVPSGSTTGATLREHVSTLGSWVADRVRVVDTLAETEPVEVVIVAEPFTGTAEEARSTLDGLTKYLAEGGVLSVATPAAPGRTAGAAAELDRQAALHGVGVDLVLRNQAPVRVHRLRFTPVSTALASRLAPAYRPSSVPLTRDMHIDSNGVAAAGIALGLAALTRVVRPKSKLWLVPALAAGPVAAFFRDPERDVPEDPSAVVAAADGRVLSVQRLHDERFGAGEWLRVAVFLSVLDVHVNRSPVAGKVVDYFVADGGFANAMKPEAEHNVAAYTVLDTEHGTVVVAQRTGLIARRIVQRAPVGSLLARGERFGLIRFGSRTDVYLPADAADPLVGPGDKVVGGSSVIARWR; this comes from the coding sequence ATGACTCAGCCCCCCGCCGTGCCCAGCCCTGGCCTGTTCGGTGAGGTCCGCATCGGCGAGCGCGCCGCCCGTACCCTCGCCGCGGAGCTCAGCCGGCGCAACGACCACAAGGCCGCGCTCCTGGTCGACGCGACCCCGGACACCCCGGTCCTGGCCGCGGCGATCGACGCGCTGCTGCCCGGGGACACCCTCACCGTGGTGCCGAGCGGATCGACGACCGGGGCCACGCTGCGCGAGCACGTCTCGACGCTGGGCAGTTGGGTGGCCGACCGGGTACGCGTCGTCGACACCCTCGCCGAGACCGAGCCGGTCGAGGTGGTGATCGTCGCCGAGCCGTTCACCGGTACCGCCGAGGAGGCCCGGAGCACGCTGGACGGCCTCACCAAGTACCTCGCCGAGGGTGGGGTGCTGAGTGTGGCGACGCCCGCCGCGCCGGGTCGGACGGCGGGCGCGGCGGCCGAACTGGACCGGCAGGCCGCGCTGCACGGTGTCGGCGTCGACCTGGTGCTGCGCAACCAGGCGCCGGTCCGGGTACACCGGCTGCGGTTCACCCCGGTCAGCACGGCGCTGGCATCCCGGCTCGCCCCGGCGTACCGCCCCTCCAGCGTGCCGCTGACCCGGGACATGCACATCGACTCCAACGGGGTGGCGGCAGCCGGCATCGCGCTCGGGCTGGCCGCCCTGACCCGGGTGGTGCGGCCGAAGTCGAAGCTGTGGCTGGTGCCCGCGCTGGCCGCCGGGCCGGTGGCGGCGTTCTTCCGGGACCCGGAGCGGGACGTTCCGGAGGACCCGTCGGCCGTGGTCGCCGCCGCCGACGGCCGGGTGCTGTCGGTGCAGCGGCTGCACGACGAGCGGTTCGGCGCGGGCGAGTGGCTACGGGTCGCGGTGTTCCTGTCGGTGCTGGACGTGCACGTCAACCGGTCCCCGGTGGCCGGCAAGGTGGTCGACTACTTCGTCGCCGACGGTGGCTTCGCCAACGCCATGAAGCCGGAGGCCGAGCACAACGTCGCCGCGTACACGGTGCTGGACACCGAGCACGGCACGGTGGTGGTCGCGCAGCGTACCGGCCTGATCGCGCGCCGGATCGTGCAGCGGGCCCCGGTCGGTTCGCTGCTGGCCCGGGGCGAACGGTTCGGCCTGATCCGGTTCGGTTCCCGGACCGACGTCTACCTGCCGGCCGACGCGGCGGACCCGCTGGTCGGGCCGGGCGACAAGGTGGTCGGTGGCTCCTCGGTCATCGCCCGCTGGCGCTGA
- a CDS encoding CDP-alcohol phosphatidyltransferase family protein, with translation MRRSSTFARQVLLVRVGRRDGDPRQVTDVALPEHRHTDRFRRRYATERLNRAEIEAVMPVSPAIAPTTPVDADDTPGRSIPLLPGERTVARRARFALVNACTLASIMLGVNAIFLAMQGEVRLAAILLIACVVFDGLDGALARRFGVASPFGAQMDSLADMCSFGLAAPMVVYASLAGSVPTAAAGLACALVAACAAIRLARFNVSPKDGRFFCGVPTTMAAMVLALAVAIELPVPPVVQIAGVALLAFAMVSSFPYAKLARLIKLPPWLWLAPVVGALVDPRLTFALVVVAYLASGPLLWLHQRRTA, from the coding sequence CTGCGCCGCAGCAGTACGTTCGCCCGCCAGGTGCTGCTGGTCCGGGTGGGACGCCGGGACGGCGATCCCCGCCAGGTGACCGACGTGGCCCTGCCCGAGCACCGTCACACCGACCGCTTCCGCCGTCGGTACGCCACGGAGCGGCTCAACCGGGCCGAGATCGAGGCCGTGATGCCGGTCAGCCCGGCGATCGCCCCCACGACACCGGTGGACGCCGACGACACACCGGGCCGGTCGATCCCGCTGCTCCCGGGTGAGCGCACGGTCGCCCGGCGGGCCAGGTTCGCGCTGGTCAACGCCTGCACCCTGGCCAGCATCATGCTCGGCGTCAACGCCATCTTCCTGGCCATGCAGGGTGAGGTACGGCTCGCGGCGATCCTGCTGATCGCCTGTGTCGTTTTCGACGGCCTCGACGGTGCGCTCGCCCGCAGGTTCGGGGTGGCCAGCCCGTTCGGCGCCCAGATGGACTCGCTGGCCGACATGTGCTCGTTCGGCCTCGCCGCCCCGATGGTGGTCTACGCCTCGCTGGCCGGTTCGGTGCCCACCGCCGCCGCCGGTCTGGCCTGTGCCCTCGTCGCGGCCTGCGCCGCGATCCGGCTGGCCCGGTTCAACGTCTCGCCGAAGGACGGCCGCTTCTTCTGCGGGGTCCCCACCACCATGGCCGCCATGGTGCTGGCCCTCGCGGTGGCCATCGAGCTGCCGGTCCCCCCGGTGGTCCAGATCGCCGGGGTCGCCCTGCTCGCCTTCGCGATGGTCTCCAGCTTCCCGTACGCCAAGCTGGCCCGGCTGATCAAGCTGCCGCCGTGGCTGTGGCTGGCCCCGGTGGTCGGCGCGCTGGTCGACCCGCGGTTGACCTTCGCCCTGGTCGTGGTGGCCTACCTGGCCAGCGGGCCGCTGCTCTGGCTGCACCAGCGCCGGACCGCCTGA
- a CDS encoding NUDIX hydrolase — MAGRRRVAAYGVLRDGSGRVLLTRASAAADFPGVWQVPGGGVEHAEHPADAVVREFAEETGLVVEVAGLLSVVADVIRLPAPGVALHSDRIIYRVTGVSGSIRNESDGTTDLVAWITPAEMTRIPLMPFTAELLGLPVVPLPEDEPPAAPRLAHGPPAAPRLSYGSPPTDRRQRFGAYGLVTDPQQRVLLTLIADGYPGAGHWHLPGGGTDHGEQPASALLREIVEESGQLGRVVELIEVSHFHNPGALGPEGRPLDWHGVRVVYRVVVESPTEPVVTESAGGSTVQAAWFTWADVAGLPLTDVAERVLRR; from the coding sequence CTGGCGGGGCGGCGGCGGGTGGCCGCGTACGGGGTGCTGCGGGACGGGTCGGGGCGGGTGCTGCTGACGCGCGCATCGGCGGCGGCCGACTTTCCCGGGGTCTGGCAGGTGCCGGGCGGCGGGGTGGAGCACGCCGAGCACCCGGCGGACGCGGTGGTCCGGGAGTTCGCCGAGGAGACCGGACTCGTCGTCGAGGTGGCCGGCCTTCTCTCCGTGGTCGCCGACGTGATCCGGCTACCCGCTCCCGGGGTGGCGCTGCACAGTGATCGGATCATCTACCGCGTCACCGGAGTGTCTGGTTCAATCCGCAACGAATCGGACGGAACTACCGATCTGGTGGCCTGGATCACGCCCGCCGAGATGACCCGTATTCCATTGATGCCGTTCACCGCCGAGCTGCTCGGATTGCCGGTCGTTCCGCTCCCGGAGGACGAGCCGCCGGCCGCCCCGCGCCTGGCACACGGACCGCCGGCTGCCCCGCGCCTGTCGTACGGGTCGCCGCCGACCGACCGCCGGCAGCGGTTCGGGGCGTACGGGCTGGTCACCGACCCGCAGCAGCGGGTGCTGCTCACGCTGATCGCGGACGGGTACCCGGGGGCGGGACACTGGCACCTGCCCGGCGGCGGGACCGACCACGGGGAACAGCCGGCGAGCGCGCTGCTGCGCGAGATCGTCGAGGAGTCCGGCCAGCTCGGGCGGGTGGTCGAATTGATCGAGGTGAGCCACTTCCACAATCCGGGCGCGCTCGGCCCGGAGGGGAGACCGTTGGACTGGCACGGTGTCCGGGTCGTCTACCGGGTCGTGGTGGAGTCGCCGACCGAACCGGTGGTCACCGAGTCGGCCGGTGGATCGACCGTCCAGGCGGCCTGGTTCACCTGGGCGGACGTGGCGGGACTGCCGCTGACCGACGTCGCCGAGCGGGTGCTGCGGCGATAG
- a CDS encoding NUDIX hydrolase, whose translation MTTMLEPLRRIAAYAVCADTVGRVLLVRASERSGTPGTWSLPGGAVDHGEDPNHTVVRETAAETGLSVAVAGLADVLADMRALPDRGITIHTDRLIYRVSVRGGTLTDRVDRPTDLARWFTLDEARELPLRAFTARALGLPASSADVVPDEPPEFPSFYAVPGPDGLHRAQRFAAYAVATDPEGRVLLTRVADGYPGAGCWHLPGGGTDYGEQPGAALIRELVEETGQTGRLVELLGVASHRDAASLGPEGYPIDWHGVRAFYRVMVDQPAPPTVADVGGSTCEARWFARDELETLPTDHLTEVTAEAVQAARLT comes from the coding sequence GTGACCACCATGCTGGAGCCGCTCCGCAGGATCGCGGCGTACGCAGTTTGTGCTGACACAGTCGGCCGAGTGTTGCTGGTCCGCGCATCGGAGCGCTCCGGCACCCCCGGCACGTGGTCCCTGCCCGGCGGGGCCGTCGATCACGGCGAGGACCCGAACCACACCGTCGTCCGGGAGACCGCGGCGGAGACCGGTCTGTCGGTGGCCGTCGCCGGCCTGGCGGACGTCCTCGCCGACATGCGGGCGCTGCCCGACCGGGGGATCACCATCCACACCGACCGCCTCATCTACCGGGTCTCGGTACGCGGCGGGACGCTCACCGACCGGGTCGACCGGCCGACCGACCTGGCCCGCTGGTTCACCCTCGACGAGGCCCGTGAGCTGCCGCTGCGCGCGTTCACCGCGCGTGCCCTCGGGCTGCCGGCCAGCTCCGCCGACGTGGTGCCGGACGAGCCACCGGAGTTCCCCTCCTTCTACGCGGTGCCCGGTCCGGACGGGCTGCACCGGGCGCAGCGGTTCGCCGCGTACGCGGTGGCGACCGACCCGGAGGGGCGGGTGCTGCTCACCCGGGTCGCCGACGGCTACCCGGGTGCGGGCTGCTGGCACCTGCCCGGTGGCGGGACCGACTACGGCGAGCAGCCGGGCGCGGCGCTGATCCGGGAGCTGGTCGAGGAGACCGGCCAGACCGGGCGGTTGGTCGAGCTGCTCGGCGTGGCGAGCCACCGGGACGCCGCCTCGCTCGGCCCCGAGGGGTACCCGATCGACTGGCACGGCGTCCGCGCCTTCTACCGGGTGATGGTGGACCAGCCCGCCCCGCCCACCGTGGCGGACGTCGGCGGTTCCACCTGTGAGGCCCGCTGGTTCGCCCGGGACGAGCTGGAGACCCTGCCCACCGACCACCTGACCGAGGTCACCGCCGAAGCCGTCCAAGCCGCCCGCCTAACCTGA
- a CDS encoding PspC domain-containing protein has protein sequence MTWTNPAPQAPYKQLRRPVTDRMVAGVASGLGRYLNVDPTLVRVVFAVSVLLTAGVTVLAYPVMWFLMPEEPSDAPAWPHPTDAPPPPAR, from the coding sequence ATGACATGGACGAACCCCGCACCCCAGGCCCCGTACAAGCAGCTCCGGCGACCCGTCACCGACCGCATGGTGGCCGGGGTCGCCAGCGGCCTCGGCCGCTACCTGAACGTCGACCCCACCCTGGTCCGGGTGGTCTTCGCGGTGTCGGTGCTGCTCACCGCCGGGGTGACGGTGCTGGCGTACCCGGTGATGTGGTTCCTGATGCCCGAGGAGCCGTCGGACGCGCCGGCCTGGCCGCACCCGACGGACGCCCCGCCACCACCGGCCCGGTGA